The Syngnathus scovelli strain Florida chromosome 17, RoL_Ssco_1.2, whole genome shotgun sequence sequence CTATTTTTACTTTGATATTTTGCACAGGTCAGTGTACCTCTCTCTCCCGTTCGGTGCGGGACAACTGCATTTGTTTCAGCATTTGAGATCTCTGCTCCATCACCAGTGTCTTCTCATAGGTGAAAGCTGAGATGTCACTGTCGTGCTGGGACGAAATTTTATTAAAGTGACAGTGTGCATATTtttcgccatctagtggtgatttaCAAAAATGCAACGGCCTCAGTTCATAGTGTGTGCAATTTCAAGCGAGCAAGATGTCATCACAAGTGATATTACTGAAATTAATAGTggcattttaaaatgaatgtacatttttaaaaaacatcaaaacattttACACACTGTCCCTTTAACAGATGAGACCATCACAATGACTGAAATATCACTCACCATCTCAACTACCTCTACCACTGCATCCAGACGTAACTGATACAGGAACATCTGGAGATCTTTCTTCATCTGGATTGAATTGTCATCCATCTGTGCCACCGTGAATATGCGCATTTTACACTTCCTCCACACCTAGCGTAGGAGACATGCTGGTTAATTTCAGTTGTGAGCTACGATATACATATAAAGACTATATACTATAAGGAAAAATGCAAACCTTGTGCTGATTGATCAAAAATGGCAGCAGCATAAGCAGTCCACCATCATGGACAATCCACCAAACATCAATGGTACCTTCCTTGAGTCGCTCCTGGTTTTCTGGAAAGTGGTCGATGTTCTTAGCAACCAGCAGAGCCTGCTGGGCCTCTGTTGTCTCCCTCACGGTCTCTGAAGTTAAAGATAAAGTTTAAATGATTgagcagaaaagaaaagttactTTCAAGCTCACCGATAAAGTTCCTCCTTGCGGAGGAGTCTCGAGCCTGTTTCCAGCCTGCTGGCCAAGCCATCAAAACCGCATTGTGCTTCATTCCTCCCAGTCCTGCTGACTGAATGAGCAGAGAAAAACCATCGCGCAGGTTGGAGGACACGACTACATGGGAGAAACCTTTAGTCCGTTCTGCGGCCATGACGGCTTTCAGGTTCTGCAGGTTGGAAATGGAAAGGTTGTAAATTGAATTGTTTCAACCCatccaaaaaaaacataaaaaacaatGACCAATTTAAAACAAGGGTTAATTCTAATCATTTATAAAACGTGGATTTATTTGCTTGAGTTCACTTTTGAGCTAGATTTCAGCAGGCAGATAAGATGTATCAGAATGATGATTGTGCAATCCTTGTTGCTAAGGTGTGATTGACCCAGAACCATCTCTTATGTTTTGTCTACATGCATTCATTAATTTGGGCTGTGCATCGCTGCACAGCGGAGAATCAACAGGCTGGAATGCAGGATCACACTGCACCCTGCCAATGGGTCAAAACCCATCAAATAGTCAAACCTGCTCTCCGGTCTTGGCATCAGTCCCTCGTGTCATGTAGGTTCCCTCCAGAACAGAACAGACGATGGTGAGCCCTTTTCCTGCTTTGAGCTGTGTGGTGAAAGACAGGAGGCGCGGATGTTTCACCGACAGCTGCGAGTCCAACTTGCACAACACTAATAGCTGGGGCCTGAgggcatgaaagaaaaaaaaaaaagaatgtttattaaaacaagCTTATTGATCATTCACTAGAAGTACAGCATATTTTTGATTGCATTGCTCAGATGATAGTTTTGTGCATTGTACTACTGGTATGTCGTTATttacattaccgtattttccgcactataaggtgcacctaaaaaacctccaattttctcaaaagccgacagtgcaccttataatccggtgcgccttatatatggaccaatatggactcgtggatgaggactaatttattaaagtaagctttacgtgtttattttgtgtgttgtgtgatattaacgtttaagcaacgttgagttattgatatattgttattgttttcactatttcgagtgttactatattgtgattgcattaacgtttgagcaacgtcgagttatttattctatgcgccttataatccggtgcgccttatagtgcggaaaatacggcactataataaaagaaaaagtcttCAATGACCCTAAAAATATGGGTGCTGTTACTGTATATTTATTGTTTCAATACTATTGATGACTTATCTGATTACAAAATGATAGTGGTGGTATTAACCGATGGTTGTCAGGTTAGTCGCTACAATACAAAACAAAGAACTCACCTCCAGTTTTTGGTATGTGGTGGTGATTCCTCAAGATGAGTTAGGGCAAAACGTGCTGCATTTAAAGACAAACCTCGTAGACCATCTCCCCACTCCTTCTCTGCCCTGGGCACAAATTGGTTCATGTCAAGGacaggaactttttttttaagaggtcAACCTAACCTGAACTCACCCTCTGTACTCAATGTACTTGTAGATGCAACCGGctatcaccatggcaaccaggGCATAGTACCAGGAGGAGATAAACATGAGAGACAAACACAGACTCATTCCTAAGAAAGACAAAGTCCTGGAGGAcagagggaaaaacaaaaacagtatttacttttttctttttttacacattCCAGAGTTTGACATTATAATTAAGTCATTTGTATATCACAAGGACTAAGTGGAGAAGTTACGAAATCTGCTCACCAGTGATAGAATTTGAAGCGAGGCCTCCAGTTGGGTGTTCGGAGCAAAGTCTGGACAGCACAGGCAAGGTTTACAAACAGATAGCACATAAGAAAGAACCTGTGGATATGCAGTGAAACAATAAGAAAgagatataataaaaaaaaaaaaagtctgtcatTGACATTTAACAATTTAAGTTTGAGCCATACAGCCATTTTCTCACTGTAATAATGCTCCGTTTTGAATGCCACAACTTGAGTAATCTATTCGGCACTGTAGCGTGATTATCTAATTAAAGATTTGATGTATTTGATCTCAATGTGTCTATAAAAATATTGCACGAACATTGAGAGAATGGGAGCCACGGCATCCAACGAGGCAATGAGTATTCCTATTTCACAGATTCCAACAGTCAGCAACAGAGCCCAAGTGGGTTCGCCATTAGATTTGCCGTGACCAAATATCTGagaaagacacacaaaaaaaaagagaatattcATGAGATACTCTTcttgaatataaaaatataagcaGGATTTTTTAATTCTCATAGCGATAATTTAGGAGAACTTGATGTGGGATACACCTTGGACTAGCCGCCAGCCAATGGTATCTATTCAAACGGACAGCGCTGACCTGCAAGAATGGTACGATCCCATCACGAGCGATGGCCTGAAGTAGCCGGGGGGCTCCAGTTAGACTTTGAAGCCCAGCCCCacaacaggaaaaaaatgatCCAATCACAATAACCCAAGGTGATGGCCAAGCCAGGATTCCAATTACTGGGTTTTTCTTGACTGAGTCGCCAAACCTGAAACAAACACAGTTGAGGTTATGAATTTAAAGTTGTCGGCCGGGATGTAGATAGTTATAGTTTGAATGTACATGTTGTAAATCTAATATTAAACAGGTCGTAAGGAACTACTTACTTGTCCCTCAGCACCACTCCCTCTATACATGCACCAAAAAATAGCACACAGGAAATGTCTGATGATGAAATTAAGATAAATATCTTGACAATACAAAATATATGCTGTACATTATCCTTGTCAGATTCAGCCGGAAATATCTTTGGCATGATAAtataaattcaattcaattctttCCGGACTCTCGCCTGACCATATGACTATTCGCGTGACTATtatgatgatttaaaaaaaaaataatgtctaGGCTTGAAATTTTGATTTATAAGGATACATAAGAAAGACGTGGTGACAATAGCCATTATCGTTCCAATCGGTATTGACCTCTGGGCATCTCTGAGATCACCAGATCTGTTTGAGCCAGCCATTATACCTGAAatcaagacaaaaatcaaaatatttaaTTGCATGTAATGGAACATATTTTATGTAAGGGCTTTTCTTGCAATATCACAGTAGTCACCTGTAACTGAAGGGAAATATATTCCCACCAGCAGCGTGAAGTAGGTGGCAATGTCATTGAAGACGTAGGGTTTGTAAATATCTCCGGATGTGTCTTG is a genomic window containing:
- the LOC125984476 gene encoding solute carrier family 12 member 7 isoform X2, with the protein product MPTNFTVVPVNDEEGNSNQATGADKPVSLNNIFRDEDKENNSDGSQSGDDVQRESHPFINSDHDIEQYDGKNMALFEEEMDRNPMVSSLLNKLANYTNLTQGVWEHEEAEDGVRRVATMVPQMGTFIGVYLPCMQNILGVILFLRLTWMVGTAGILGSLAIVSMCCICTLLTAISMSAIATNGVVPAGGSYYMISRSLGPEFGGAVGLCFYLGTTFAGSLYILGTIEILLTYIVPTATLFEATSIESEGTAALNNMRVYGTCCLLLMALIVFVGVKYVNKLALVFLACVMLSILATYAGVIKSAIEPPEFTVCLLGNRSLKNDKFEVCAKTMIVDNQTLTTDLWKLFCNSEHLNATCDDYFSLNNVTEIPAIPGILSGVLKDNLWGDYGPAHMVLEKKNQDSVPAQDTSGDIYKPYVFNDIATYFTLLVGIYFPSVTGIMAGSNRSGDLRDAQRSIPIGTIMAIVTTSFLYISCVLFFGACIEGVVLRDKFGDSVKKNPVIGILAWPSPWVIVIGSFFSCCGAGLQSLTGAPRLLQAIARDGIVPFLQIFGHGKSNGEPTWALLLTVGICEIGILIASLDAVAPILSMFFLMCYLFVNLACAVQTLLRTPNWRPRFKFYHWTLSFLGMSLCLSLMFISSWYYALVAMVIAGCIYKYIEYRGAEKEWGDGLRGLSLNAARFALTHLEESPPHTKNWRPQLLVLCKLDSQLSVKHPRLLSFTTQLKAGKGLTIVCSVLEGTYMTRGTDAKTGEQNLKAVMAAERTKGFSHVVVSSNLRDGFSLLIQSAGLGGMKHNAVLMAWPAGWKQARDSSARRNFIETVRETTEAQQALLVAKNIDHFPENQERLKEGTIDVWWIVHDGGLLMLLPFLINQHKVWRKCKMRIFTVAQMDDNSIQMKKDLQMFLYQLRLDAVVEVVEMHDSDISAFTYEKTLVMEQRSQMLKQMQLSRTEREREAQLIHDRNTASHFTKEDKASTDKPDRVHMTWTKDKLINERNKQREGMVVKDMFNMKPNQSNVRRMHTAVKLNEVVVKKSQDSQLVLLNMPGPPKNKKGDENYMEFLEVLMEGLDRVLLVRGGGREVITIYS
- the LOC125984476 gene encoding solute carrier family 12 member 7 isoform X1, whose protein sequence is MPTNFTVVPVNDEEGNSNQATGADKPVSLNNIFRDEDKENNSDGSQSGDDVQRESHPFINSDHDIEQYDGKNMALFEEEMDRNPMVSSLLNKLANYTNLTQGVWEHEEAEDGVRRVATMVPQMGTFIGVYLPCMQNILGVILFLRLTWMVGTAGILGSLAIVSMCCICTLLTAISMSAIATNGVVPAGGSYYMISRSLGPEFGGAVGLCFYLGTTFAGSLYILGTIEILLTYIVPTATLFEATSIESEGTAALNNMRVYGTCCLLLMALIVFVGVKYVNKLALVFLACVMLSILATYAGVIKSAIEPPEFTVCLLGNRSLKNDKFEVCAKTMIVDNQTLTTDLWKLFCNSEHLNATCDDYFSLNNVTEIPAIPGILSGVLKDNLWGDYGPAHMVLEKKNQDSVPAQDTSGDIYKPYVFNDIATYFTLLVGIYFPSVTGIMAGSNRSGDLRDAQRSIPIGTIMAIVTTSFLYISCVLFFGACIEGVVLRDKFGDSVKKNPVIGILAWPSPWVIVIGSFFSCCGAGLQSLTGAPRLLQAIARDGIVPFLQIFGHGKSNGEPTWALLLTVGICEIGILIASLDAVAPILSMFFLMCYLFVNLACAVQTLLRTPNWRPRFKFYHWTLSFLGMSLCLSLMFISSWYYALVAMVIAGCIYKYIEYRGAEKEWGDGLRGLSLNAARFALTHLEESPPHTKNWRPQLLVLCKLDSQLSVKHPRLLSFTTQLKAGKGLTIVCSVLEGTYMTRGTDAKTGEQNLKAVMAAERTKGFSHVVVSSNLRDGFSLLIQSAGLGGMKHNAVLMAWPAGWKQARDSSARRNFIETVRETTEAQQALLVAKNIDHFPENQERLKEGTIDVWWIVHDGGLLMLLPFLINQHKVWRKCKMRIFTVAQMDDNSIQMKKDLQMFLYQLRLDAVVEVVEMHDSDISAFTYEKTLVMEQRSQMLKQMQLSRTEREREAQLIHDRNTASHFTKEDKASTDKPDRVHMTWTKDKLINERNKQREGMVVKDMFNMKPEWENLNQSNVRRMHTAVKLNEVVVKKSQDSQLVLLNMPGPPKNKKGDENYMEFLEVLMEGLDRVLLVRGGGREVITIYS